Proteins encoded in a region of the Flavobacteriaceae bacterium HL-DH10 genome:
- a CDS encoding DUF4998 domain-containing protein translates to MKKLSKIIAACFSVALILGIYSCTSDTEYLKFTQDGEVLYTGAIDSLTIFPGKNRVKVQGLIIGDPKVTEVRVYWNSNKDSISIPVNRTSNIDEVSTIIDGLEENIFNFVVRTFDSEGNSSIPISKTAEVYGDRYIASLFNRPLINNVLVGNELTINLAEMDLNSGVVGSEVEYTNTSGELTTIFVDISESSLFISDYMEESSYRYRTAFIPVEEAIDNFFTDFEAITPVPTPILGNAAVPFQASATSGRWGILAEPWITNDAAKNHSGYGGWDEWNGNIFNLESGWGSPEITNGKIYQVVNAQPATFQLKVTLRDTNHDATDEGGAYFVIVKGNGGLPDVENLDAAPEVLAYKRILKTSSVNYVVEFSLDEISDISVGLVTIQASGDPGRYCNIISWEIVVAN, encoded by the coding sequence ATGAAAAAATTAAGTAAAATAATAGCAGCATGTTTTAGTGTTGCATTAATTTTGGGAATTTATTCTTGTACCAGTGATACTGAGTATCTAAAATTTACTCAAGATGGAGAAGTTTTATATACAGGAGCTATTGATTCATTGACAATATTTCCAGGAAAAAATCGTGTTAAAGTGCAAGGACTTATTATTGGAGATCCTAAAGTAACTGAAGTTCGTGTATATTGGAATTCGAATAAAGATTCCATCTCAATACCAGTAAACAGAACGTCTAATATAGATGAAGTTTCAACTATTATTGATGGTCTTGAGGAAAATATCTTCAATTTTGTTGTTAGAACTTTTGACTCAGAAGGTAATAGTTCCATACCAATTTCTAAAACGGCTGAAGTTTATGGAGACAGGTATATAGCTTCTTTATTTAACAGGCCTTTAATTAATAACGTTTTAGTTGGGAATGAACTTACTATAAATTTAGCTGAAATGGATTTAAATTCTGGCGTTGTCGGATCTGAAGTTGAGTATACAAATACTTCTGGTGAACTAACAACTATTTTTGTAGATATTTCAGAATCTAGTTTGTTTATTTCAGATTATATGGAGGAGTCTTCTTACCGCTACCGTACCGCATTTATCCCAGTTGAAGAGGCTATAGATAACTTTTTCACCGATTTTGAAGCCATTACACCTGTGCCAACTCCAATTTTAGGAAATGCAGCGGTTCCGTTTCAAGCATCAGCCACTTCTGGTAGATGGGGAATTTTAGCAGAACCTTGGATAACAAACGATGCAGCCAAAAATCATAGTGGCTATGGTGGCTGGGATGAATGGAATGGTAATATCTTTAATTTAGAATCGGGCTGGGGTTCTCCAGAAATTACTAATGGTAAAATTTATCAGGTAGTAAATGCTCAACCAGCCACATTTCAGTTAAAGGTTACATTGCGAGATACAAATCATGATGCAACCGATGAAGGAGGAGCCTATTTCGTAATAGTAAAAGGTAATGGTGGTTTACCAGATGTCGAAAATTTAGATGCTGCTCCAGAGGTTTTAGCTTATAAAAGAATACTAAAAACATCCTCTGTTAATTACGTAGTGGAATTTAGTTTAGATGAAATCTCAGATATTTCAGTTGGATTGGTAACTATTCAGGCTTCTGGCGATCCTGGACGTTATTGCAATATTATTTCTTGGGAAATAGTAGTTGCAAATTAG
- a CDS encoding DUF4959 domain-containing protein, with translation MKRKLIKSSWIIVWSLLVAMFSCEEEQGPAPLENNTNPPGIVENVSIENLPGKVRLEYALPDDKDLLYVVARYTLENGTSMEVKASYYQNSMELEGFTGLSEKEVNIYAVNRSETESDPVTVTVAPLEAPIFAIFRSIGTSPDFGGIRIEAENPTEEDIALLVMQKNIQGDWEPDSRSIYTSVSEIGQSLRGFDTIPQNFALLVRDRWLNVTDTLFTQIKPLYEAIIPRGGMNPITLPNDAELIASHTEVRDLFNGGTLDWSDTYFTSRTIDVGPHLVTWDIGRTTKLSRLHIWQFSEPIGGQRLYYYLGAMRKFRIWGANELNDGDLSGWTLMGEYEVIKPSGLPYAQEDNNDLVAAQDGADYEISIDKPAVRYLRIECLENWAGGEYMAVSEVEVYGNPNL, from the coding sequence ATGAAACGAAAATTAATAAAATCCTCATGGATTATCGTATGGTCTCTTTTAGTAGCTATGTTTAGTTGCGAAGAAGAACAAGGGCCAGCACCTCTAGAGAATAACACAAACCCTCCGGGAATAGTGGAAAATGTTTCTATAGAAAATTTACCAGGTAAAGTTAGACTTGAATACGCGCTACCTGATGATAAAGATTTACTGTACGTAGTTGCAAGATATACTTTAGAAAACGGAACTTCAATGGAGGTGAAAGCCTCTTATTATCAGAATTCTATGGAGTTAGAAGGGTTTACAGGACTTTCTGAAAAGGAGGTGAATATTTATGCTGTAAATCGAAGTGAAACAGAATCGGATCCAGTTACTGTTACTGTAGCTCCTTTAGAAGCACCTATTTTTGCTATTTTTAGATCTATAGGTACAAGTCCAGACTTTGGTGGTATCCGAATTGAAGCAGAAAACCCAACAGAAGAGGATATTGCTTTACTGGTAATGCAAAAAAACATTCAAGGTGATTGGGAACCTGATTCAAGAAGTATATATACTTCAGTAAGTGAGATAGGTCAAAGTCTTAGAGGGTTTGATACTATTCCTCAAAATTTTGCTTTGCTAGTTCGGGATAGATGGTTAAACGTAACGGATACTTTATTTACTCAAATAAAACCACTTTATGAGGCGATAATTCCAAGGGGAGGAATGAACCCAATTACTTTACCAAATGATGCCGAATTAATTGCTTCGCATACAGAGGTGAGAGATTTGTTTAATGGAGGTACCTTGGATTGGAGTGACACCTATTTTACAAGTAGAACAATAGATGTTGGTCCTCATTTGGTAACATGGGATATTGGTCGTACAACTAAATTAAGTCGTTTGCATATATGGCAGTTTTCAGAGCCTATTGGTGGACAGAGATTATACTATTATTTAGGTGCTATGAGAAAATTTAGAATATGGGGAGCAAATGAACTTAATGATGGTGATTTATCTGGATGGACTTTGATGGGAGAATATGAAGTTATAAAGCCTTCAGGCTTACCTTATGCACAAGAGGATAATAATGATTTAGTAGCAGCTCAAGATGGTGCAGACTATGAAATTAGTATAGATAAACCAGCAGTTCGATATCTTAGAATAGAATGTTTAGAAAATTGGGCAGGTGGAGAATACATGGCTGTATCTGAAGTTGAAGTATATGGAAATCCGAATTTATAA